The nucleotide window CCGAGCGATGGTCGGCCGTGTAGTTGCCGGAGAACCGACGGCGGGAGCGATTAGAGTTGCTAGAGGAAGAGGCGGTACATGCATGCGGCGCAGAGGCTTAGCCGGGGCTGTGTGGTCTGCTTCTCGACCAATCCATGGCAAGGAGCAGCCGCCGGTGGCCCGAAACGCCATATCCGGCGGCGACGACAGCAGCCGCAGATCCCCTTGATTTTTGACCGGCGGCGGGACGAGAAGGTGGTGGAGGACAGCGGCAGAGGCCTACAAGGCTTCCCCGGCGGCCGGCCGGTGCCGACAGGGAGGGGGGAGGGGTATGAGGGGCGGCGGGGGCGAAGATGCGGCGTGGGAGGGAAGGGAGAGGCAGCAGAGGAGAGCCGCGTCGTTTTACTCGGCGGAGCAAAGAGGGATTAAAAATAGGAATTCTTTTAGGGAGAGGAGTAAAATTATACTCCGTTAGGCTGGATTGAAGATCGACTAGGTGCCGGTTAGTGGAGTAAAAAGCTAAATATACACCACTAACCGGTTATAGGGGATCGGTTAGAAATGCCCTTAGCTACCCTTTTGCAAAGGAAATTTGTTACttcctccttccatctatatagggcctaatgcgtatTTTAAGACTGTCTTTGACTATTGATAATAAGATTAATAATGCACAATATGTATAATGTAAAAATTATATCACTGAAAGCTCTTTTCACGTACAAATTTGACGATATGCTTTGTGTAACTTGCATaccatatattattgctctaacatttgaTCAAAGTTAGCCTTAAAAATGCATTAGGTCCTATATAGACGGAAAGAGGGAGTGCTGCGTTGGAGCTTACTTTCCCAGTGCTTCACTCGCGGCTGACTGTCCACAATTGTTCTCGGATTGGTGGTCTAAATGCTGAGTGCCTCACAAAAAGAAAAATGAGATTGATGAGCGCACTGCTGCTGCATACGTACATTGCTTCAGGGATTTCGAAAGAACGAAATGCGAGAATCTTCAATAACAAGCGGGCAACCCCTCAGAGCGTTCTTCTGATTATCAGAGATGAAATCAGCCTCCTTAAGGAGGCCTCAGAGTGATCCGTTTTGCTGTTTCTGCGCAATCCTCTGGTAGTTCTCTGTCTATCTTTTTCTAACGCTCTTCCTCTCCTTTTCCCTCCTCGTGGCTAGTTCCTAGTCTGTACAGTTTTGCTTTACCCCATAATGAAAATGCCGAGCTTCTGCAGTTCCGGTAAAAAAATAATGCAAGACTGATACCACTATTTTTTTTTTGACAAACTCGAGATTGATACCCACTAACTTACAAGCAAGTAACCAAAATCATTCATACACGTTGTGGTTTTGCATTTCGCACTTCAGAACGAGCCTTTGTATTTGGACCAACTGAATTTACCCACAATTTCCATCACGGAAAGTTGAACAATGTATACATCTTCAAAAGACCTTCGGTCGGGAAAAAAGACAAGGTATATCAGTTCATTGCAACATTCACATTAAGCAATGTTTTTTCACAAGAAAAAAAATCGATTCCCAGTCTATGAAATGCAAGACAATGTTGTATCTCATCATCAACTCCTCCCTCAGCTTCTCGAATTTGCATTCCTCAGCGGTGTGATCAGTCATAGGTTCATAGCTGACCTCCTGATTTCAAAACATCTCTGCATTCCCCCCTTCTGCAGTCGTGCCCATACGCTTACTAACACCGCCGTGACAGTAGTTTGTCGCCATACAGAAGGCAGACCATCGAACGCAAGGCAAATTCCTTCCCCAAATCACTGGGGAGTTCTTGAGTTCTGCAGTAGTATGTTCAGGAGACACAATAGCCTGTAATCAGCTTGTGAACGTCGAGCCACCGCATGCCCGGCTATTCTGGCCACATGATGTAACAACATAGGTTCATTCAGCTTTGATCTCGTTGGGTGCACCCGGATGGTTCCTTGTCAGAAGGTATTAGGACACTGTAAGGTAAGTCAAATTCTGCATGCCAATCGAGTATCTGATGCTCACGAAGGGCAAAGTTGAAACACTGCACACAAAAAAAGGAAGGAAAAAACATAAAGCAACAACCAACAGCTATGCAGAAGCAGAACAACCTTCATCATAGTCATTACAAACGACGAGTAATCATTTCATGCAGTATGCTGATTCACAGGGGCCATTCTCACATTGTTCATCCTTAAAGAAGAGTGTCGGTGCTGTGGTGCAGGACATATATGAATCAATTGCAATGTACTACCAAACTATCTTAAAAGTTAAAACTGATGCATGGCCAACGAAACACTTCCACCATAAACTGATTTGAACACTTCAAACAGCTAACCATTTTCAGTATCACTTTGTCTCCGCAAATGTGCATTCTACAAAAAGGCGGAGCACTGTCAATCTCAAAAAATTGAAATCTCCCCCATTAAGACTCATACTGTGTTGTTCTTTTGTCCAGAAGACAACACAGGGACCTCAACTTTGCAATGGTAAGTGATTTGCCTTGAGGTTTCAGCACACAATATCAGTAGTCAGCCCTATCTCTACAACGCGATCTCAAATCGTACAAGGTATCATGGCTCCAATCTTTATTCTACATGAATTCTCATGGATCACAGAGTTGGTTCTAAATTCAACAGTGAAAGCACCTGGTCCACTTGGTCAAACACCGATGGGGCAGTGGATATTTCAAAATCTAATCTATGCAACCACAACACTTAAATTCCACTCAACTTACTGCATACTCCACCACTACTCTTCTTGTTAACCTTCACTACACAAATTTGACCACATTAGTTGAGGCTATCCAATGATCTTATTCATTGATCCTTCCTACCCAAAACAAACAAATCACTTGACCAGCATATCCAACAGTCCAACAGCATAACATTGGTTTATGTCACAGGATACAATCAGAAGACAGGAATCCTACCTGAAAATTCAGAACCTTTACCATGCAATTCACAGCACCCCACTAGACAGCATCTACTTCCCGATTCATTCAGTTTCCTTCTAGTGACATCTCAACAATACACTTTTAAATCATACAAGGTAGCATGGCTCCAATCTTTATACTGAATTATCATGGAGCACAGAGTTGGTGCTAAATTGAACAGTGAAAACACCTGATCAAACACCAATGGACCATGGATATTTCAATTATCTTATCTATGCAACCACAAAACTTACATTCTTCTGAACTTAGTGCCTACTCCACCACTACTTTTCTTGTGAACCTACACTGCACAATTTTGAGCAAATTAGTTGAGGCTATCTGATGGCCTTATTCATTGATTCTTCCTACCGAAAACAAATAAATCACTTGCCAAGCATACCAGTCACAGTCCAACAGCATAGCACTGGCGGCCTATGTCATGAAATGCAATTAGAAGATAGGAGCCCAACCTAGTAATTCAGAAACTTTACCAAGCAATTCGCAGCGCCCCACTAGACCGCATCTACTTCCGGATCCATTCAGTTTCCTTTTAGTGACATCTCAAGCTGCTCCATCCTCCGGGCTAGGTCATGTTTCCCAAGATGCCGCAGCCCATCGACTACAACGTTAAAGGTTGGCGCCCGTGGCGCGAACCCAGCCTCACTCATCTCAAGAAGGTAGTTTGCAGCATCCAAGAACCGACCACCTCTCACACACATTTTGACAAGCATCACATACACAGGCCGATTGGGTGGGTGCCCCTTGGACTTCATATCACCAAAAAAGGCGAAAGCATCAGCGAAACGACCTGCCTTGCAGAGCGCCTTGACGATTGCCGCATATAGACTTGGGAAGGGCCGGTGGCCATCCTCAATAGCCGCATAGAACAATCGGAATGCCTCCTCAATTCGGCCAGCCTTGGCCACGGCCGGTAGCATCACTTTGTAAGTTGAGATATCTGGGCACATGCCACGACTGGAAGCATCGGCAAGAAGACCCACGGCGAATTCCACATCACCAGCATCGCAAAGCGCCTGGGCGAGCGAGTTGAACGTGGCCACGTCGGGAAGGACGCCCTCCTTGGTGATGCGGAGGGCGAATGCCTTGGCTTCCTCCAGGCGCCCAGCTCGGACGAGCCCGTCGACGAGGAGGTCCCGGCCGCGCACCGGCGGCCGGAACCCGCGGGACGACATGTCGTCGAGGAACGCCTGCGCCTCCCGGAGCTTCCCCGACGCGCACCAGGCGTCGACGAGCGTGCTGAACGTGGCGCGGTCGGGGGCCACGCCCTTGCGCGCCATGCGGCGGAGCAGCTTGTAGGCGCCGGCAAAGTTGCCGTTGGCGCAGAGCGCGTCCAGAAGGGCGTTGTAGACCTCGGTGGTCTGCGGGCACCCGAAGTGGGGAAGGCGATTGAAGACCTCGACGGCCTGCTCGGCGAGGCGGGAGTGGCCGTAGGACGAGATCACCGCCGAGAAGGTTGCCGGAGAGAGGGGGAGGCCGAGCGCGCGCATGTCGGAGGCCTGGGTCCAGAGGTGGGTGAAGAGGCGCGCGCGGGCGAGCGGGAGGAGCAGCGCGTCGAAGTGATCGGCGGAGGGGGAGAAATTGGGCTTCGCCCGGAGCCACGCGAGGAAGCGGGCGGCGTGGAGGGGCTCGGAGGGGGCAGCGGCGCGGATGACGCGGAGCGCGAGGTCCGGCGGGAAGGGGGACGGCAGGCGGAGGCGGTTCAGGGTGCGCTCCAGGTAGAAGTCGCGCCGTACGATGGTGGAGAGGTGGTTGACCGCCGCGAAGTAGGCGTCCTTGGAGGTGGGGTGCTGCGGCAGCTCATCGGCGCCGGCCGCGTAGTCGGGGAGCGTGGCGAGTCGGCGGAGGCCGAGCCGGTCGCCGAGGCGGCGGAGAACGGCGGCGGAGACGGAGGGCGACATTTCTCGCCTCGCCTCGGCCGCCGCGGCCACACCGAGATTCAGGAGCTAACAGTGGAGCTGGGCTTAGAAACGGAGGCCCACTCTGCAACTGGGCAAGTTATTGCAATGTACCGGGCTTAACTTTCTATTTTTCGGGCTAGACCGCACTGGCCCATTCGAGCCCATGTAACTAGGGTTTGTGGAGG belongs to Triticum urartu cultivar G1812 chromosome 7, Tu2.1, whole genome shotgun sequence and includes:
- the LOC125517986 gene encoding pentatricopeptide repeat-containing protein At5g18390, mitochondrial, translating into MSPSVSAAVLRRLGDRLGLRRLATLPDYAAGADELPQHPTSKDAYFAAVNHLSTIVRRDFYLERTLNRLRLPSPFPPDLALRVIRAAAPSEPLHAARFLAWLRAKPNFSPSADHFDALLLPLARARLFTHLWTQASDMRALGLPLSPATFSAVISSYGHSRLAEQAVEVFNRLPHFGCPQTTEVYNALLDALCANGNFAGAYKLLRRMARKGVAPDRATFSTLVDAWCASGKLREAQAFLDDMSSRGFRPPVRGRDLLVDGLVRAGRLEEAKAFALRITKEGVLPDVATFNSLAQALCDAGDVEFAVGLLADASSRGMCPDISTYKVMLPAVAKAGRIEEAFRLFYAAIEDGHRPFPSLYAAIVKALCKAGRFADAFAFFGDMKSKGHPPNRPVYVMLVKMCVRGGRFLDAANYLLEMSEAGFAPRAPTFNVVVDGLRHLGKHDLARRMEQLEMSLKGN